From Cellulosimicrobium cellulans, the proteins below share one genomic window:
- a CDS encoding ABC transporter ATP-binding protein, whose translation MKRLLDQYRSISPYLPRSAQRFLIIFSIGSAFLSVLDVVALMLLSSVLAAAVTGGDFTIPLIGTIPISSVPALIVVLSGVVLLKSAMGVALQWKATRHFAGFELSVGDHLFRSYIHSPWTERINISTPRVIQLTDGGVSSVVGGLLLPLTTVPGLLVTAVGVVVIIFLQQPFTAAITLAYLGGIGVLQYYVLGRRTRVAARVARDSSLKVAGLLTGMMAALKEITLREKEDEVAQAVATTRARTSRARSNLYFLRAVPRFVLDAAVIGGFVLTGGVGFAVGGMTEAVSALALFGIAGFRLVPSITSFQSIVTSSVSADPYIRTIIGDIERSRERATANPEDDDAGPALPSSLAIEMRDVSYTYPTGTEPALRDVELTIPFGSTVGIVGASGAGKSTLVDILLGLLEPSGGTVSFGGGAHAQRPSEWRRHVGYVPQAVALFDGSIAQNVALTWGGDFDRDRVERALRRAQLWDAVTARSRGIDERIGEGGLALSGGQRQRLGIARALYSDPLVVVLDEATSALDTKTEADVAAAINELAGEITVISVAHRLSTIRDADQILYMESGEIVASGTFDDVVAVSPAFHQQASLAGLV comes from the coding sequence ATGAAGCGACTTCTCGACCAGTACCGGTCGATCTCGCCCTACCTGCCCCGCAGCGCGCAGCGCTTCCTCATCATCTTCTCCATCGGGTCGGCGTTCCTCTCCGTGCTCGACGTCGTGGCGCTCATGCTGCTCTCCAGCGTCCTCGCGGCGGCGGTCACCGGGGGCGACTTCACGATCCCCTTGATCGGGACGATCCCGATCAGCTCCGTGCCGGCGTTGATCGTGGTCCTCTCGGGCGTCGTCCTGCTCAAGTCCGCGATGGGCGTGGCCCTCCAGTGGAAGGCGACACGGCACTTCGCGGGCTTCGAGCTCTCGGTCGGCGACCACCTCTTCCGGTCCTACATCCACTCGCCGTGGACCGAGCGGATCAACATCAGCACGCCGAGGGTCATCCAGCTCACCGACGGCGGGGTCTCGAGCGTCGTGGGTGGGCTGCTGCTGCCCCTGACGACGGTGCCCGGCCTCCTCGTCACCGCCGTCGGGGTGGTCGTCATCATCTTCCTCCAGCAGCCGTTCACGGCGGCGATCACGCTGGCCTACCTCGGCGGTATCGGTGTCCTCCAGTACTACGTGCTGGGGAGGCGCACGCGGGTGGCGGCGCGGGTCGCCCGCGACTCGTCGCTCAAGGTCGCCGGCCTTCTCACCGGCATGATGGCGGCGCTCAAGGAGATCACGCTCCGGGAGAAGGAGGACGAGGTCGCGCAGGCCGTCGCCACGACCCGTGCACGGACCTCCCGGGCGAGGTCGAACCTGTACTTCCTGAGGGCCGTCCCGAGGTTCGTCCTCGACGCGGCGGTCATCGGCGGGTTCGTGCTGACCGGGGGCGTCGGCTTCGCCGTGGGCGGCATGACCGAGGCCGTCTCCGCGCTCGCCCTGTTCGGCATCGCCGGCTTCCGGCTGGTGCCGTCGATCACCTCGTTCCAGTCGATCGTCACGAGCTCGGTCTCGGCGGACCCCTACATCCGGACGATCATCGGCGACATCGAGCGCTCTCGTGAGCGTGCCACCGCGAACCCCGAGGACGACGACGCGGGCCCCGCGCTCCCCAGCTCGCTGGCGATCGAGATGCGGGACGTCTCCTACACGTACCCGACGGGGACCGAGCCGGCCCTGCGGGACGTCGAGCTGACGATCCCGTTCGGTTCGACGGTCGGGATCGTCGGTGCTTCCGGTGCCGGCAAGTCGACGCTGGTGGACATCCTCCTCGGGTTGCTCGAACCGAGCGGAGGGACCGTCTCGTTCGGAGGCGGGGCCCACGCCCAACGGCCCTCCGAATGGCGCCGCCACGTCGGCTACGTGCCACAGGCCGTCGCGCTGTTCGACGGCTCGATCGCCCAGAACGTCGCCCTGACCTGGGGCGGCGACTTCGATCGCGACAGGGTCGAGAGGGCCCTGCGGCGTGCCCAGCTCTGGGACGCCGTGACCGCTCGATCCCGAGGGATCGACGAGCGGATCGGAGAGGGAGGGCTGGCGCTCTCCGGCGGCCAGAGGCAGCGACTGGGGATCGCGCGGGCGCTGTACTCGGACCCGCTCGTGGTCGTGCTCGACGAGGCGACGAGCGCCCTCGACACGAAGACGGAGGCGGACGTGGCGGCGGCGATCAACGAGCTCGCCGGCGAGATCACGGTGATCTCGGTCGCGCACCGGCTCTCCACGATCCGCGACGCGGACCAGATCCTCTACATGGAGTCGGGGGAGATCGTCGCGTCGGGGACGTTCGACGACGTCGTGGCCGTGAGCCCGGCGTTCCACCAGCAGGCCAGCCTCGCGGGCCTCGTCTAG
- a CDS encoding glycosyltransferase, with protein sequence MRIAYIVHNDTHGDARVLKYLDSAAANGHEARLFAVGGGVSRFPPGEERRPSGGVIVRLGPRQRTADRVKPGPKSRRRWLQLGLRQWTFALRAAVAIRRWKPDLVHAHDADTLFAAILVRLVTRRPFVYDAHEIWEAQTLPPRIAAYYRWILDRASSRWAGTITVSQGIQRWMTDRFSLDTQPTLVRNVPLAASLPVPGSRGILRSAADVPEGARLVVHVGLIGPARGVAETVKALALLPDDVYLALIGPAPQRSRDHIASVAREHGVADRVRFVDPVESDEVPTAISDADVSVVYPQPVSLNSIYSLPNKLFQSIQAGLPVVASDAEDVAAVVTSLGIGVVAPARDVAALARAVSDVLAAGDGYREAARRAAPEMTWEHEFARANELYGTVVAR encoded by the coding sequence ATGCGCATCGCGTACATCGTCCACAACGACACCCATGGCGACGCGCGGGTCCTGAAGTACCTCGACTCGGCCGCCGCGAACGGCCACGAAGCGCGGCTCTTCGCCGTGGGCGGCGGTGTGTCCCGCTTTCCTCCAGGTGAGGAACGCCGGCCGAGCGGCGGCGTGATCGTCCGTCTCGGCCCGCGCCAGCGCACCGCAGACCGGGTCAAGCCCGGGCCGAAGTCGCGGCGCCGATGGCTCCAGCTCGGGCTGCGCCAGTGGACGTTCGCCCTGCGCGCCGCGGTGGCGATCCGTCGGTGGAAGCCCGACCTCGTCCACGCCCACGACGCCGACACGCTCTTCGCCGCCATCCTGGTGCGCCTCGTGACGCGGAGGCCGTTCGTCTACGACGCGCACGAGATCTGGGAGGCGCAGACCCTGCCCCCCAGGATCGCCGCCTACTACCGGTGGATCCTCGACCGGGCCTCCTCTCGGTGGGCCGGGACCATCACCGTCTCCCAGGGGATCCAGCGCTGGATGACCGACCGCTTCTCCCTCGACACGCAGCCGACGCTGGTCCGGAACGTGCCGCTGGCCGCCTCGCTGCCGGTGCCGGGGAGCCGTGGGATCCTGCGATCCGCCGCCGACGTCCCCGAGGGCGCCCGCCTCGTCGTCCACGTCGGACTCATCGGACCGGCACGCGGTGTCGCCGAGACGGTCAAGGCGTTGGCGCTCCTTCCCGACGACGTCTATCTCGCCCTGATCGGCCCGGCGCCTCAGCGCTCCCGGGACCACATCGCCTCCGTGGCACGAGAGCACGGGGTGGCCGACCGGGTGAGGTTCGTCGACCCCGTGGAGTCCGACGAGGTGCCCACGGCGATCTCCGACGCCGACGTGTCGGTCGTCTACCCGCAGCCCGTGAGCCTCAACTCGATCTACAGCCTGCCCAACAAGCTGTTCCAGTCGATCCAGGCGGGGTTGCCCGTCGTCGCCTCCGACGCCGAGGACGTGGCCGCGGTCGTCACCTCCCTCGGGATCGGTGTCGTCGCTCCGGCGCGTGACGTCGCCGCGCTCGCCCGGGCGGTCTCCGACGTGCTCGCGGCGGGAGACGGCTACCGCGAGGCCGCTCGCCGTGCCGCGCCGGAGATGACGTGGGAGCACGAGTTCGCCCGGGCGAACGAGCTCTACGGCACGGTGGTGGCACGATGA
- a CDS encoding glycosyltransferase family 2 protein, which produces MAELSSDPVVDLVVAVHSTARPVERAVASVLAHTRTPLRVTVVCHNIDAGAIAEKLGALVDDPRVRTIEHRDGLRSPSGPFNRGLDEATAPFVSIMGSDDLLEPGAVDSWVARQRADDADMVVTHLRHASGAYVPTPPVRPWRTRRLEGSRDRLAYRSAPLGIVRRAAFPTLRLTEGAPVGGDIAFVLSIWFSRRRISYDRTGPAYVIGADASDRVTFRPKPVAEEFTYLESLLEDSRFVGLGPRERASYAVKFLRVQVFGAVHNRPDPAFWTPQERADLRAVTRQILDLAPGAERVLSIADRRVLDAVLDLGTPVEVLFARGVARRRFRSPAALLTRDPSRLLAREAPLRFMVASVLSRR; this is translated from the coding sequence GTGGCAGAGCTGTCGTCCGATCCCGTCGTCGACCTCGTCGTCGCCGTCCACAGCACGGCGCGTCCCGTCGAGCGTGCGGTGGCGTCGGTGCTCGCCCACACACGCACCCCGCTGCGGGTCACGGTCGTCTGCCACAACATCGACGCGGGCGCGATCGCGGAGAAGCTGGGTGCGCTGGTCGACGACCCCCGGGTGCGCACGATCGAGCATCGAGACGGGCTGCGCTCACCGTCGGGTCCCTTCAACCGGGGGCTGGACGAGGCCACGGCGCCCTTCGTCTCGATCATGGGTTCCGACGACCTGCTCGAACCGGGAGCGGTCGACTCCTGGGTGGCGCGGCAGCGGGCCGACGACGCCGACATGGTGGTGACGCACCTGCGGCACGCCTCCGGCGCGTACGTCCCGACACCGCCGGTGCGGCCGTGGCGGACCCGCCGCCTCGAGGGCTCGCGCGACCGGCTCGCCTACCGCAGCGCACCGCTCGGCATCGTCCGGCGTGCGGCCTTCCCCACGCTGCGACTCACGGAGGGGGCACCGGTCGGTGGCGACATCGCGTTCGTGCTCTCGATCTGGTTCTCGCGCCGACGGATCAGCTACGACCGTACCGGTCCCGCGTACGTCATCGGGGCGGACGCCTCCGACCGGGTGACCTTCCGGCCCAAGCCCGTCGCCGAAGAGTTCACCTACCTGGAGAGCCTGCTGGAGGACTCGCGGTTCGTGGGGCTGGGTCCGCGGGAGAGGGCCTCGTACGCGGTGAAGTTCTTGCGCGTCCAGGTCTTCGGGGCGGTGCACAACCGCCCGGACCCTGCGTTCTGGACGCCACAGGAACGCGCCGACCTGCGCGCGGTGACGCGGCAGATCCTCGACCTCGCTCCCGGTGCGGAACGTGTCCTCTCGATCGCCGACCGGCGTGTGCTGGACGCGGTGCTGGACCTGGGAACACCCGTGGAGGTCCTCTTCGCGCGCGGCGTCGCACGCCGTCGCTTCCGGAGCCCGGCCGCACTGCTGACACGTGACCCGTCCCGCCTCCTCGCCCGGGAGGCCCCCCTGCGGTTCATGGTCGCCTCGGTCCTCTCACGGCGGTGA